The proteins below come from a single Prochlorococcus marinus CUG1415 genomic window:
- a CDS encoding sigma-70 family RNA polymerase sigma factor, whose protein sequence is MSSLSDFLGEIGRHQLLTPEKELTMGRKVQEMVQLSNRCQEAGGKGPACEYSEAERKKIKIGEKAKNEMITANLRLVVNLAKRYQGKGLELLDLIQEGTLGLTRAVEKYDPSRGHRFSTYAYWWIRQGLNRALSTQSRTIRIPVNINEKLTKLRSARSKLVQLKGIPPTNNELAEEMKITKEEIEELLSCELRSITVSLQGTVKSKSDPSELVDILPSDQTAPMELAELAERTASAWNLLDKANLTEKERKIVSLRFGLDGSNEWRTLAEVARHMSCSREYCRQVVQRALRKLRKAGIQNGLVDSIS, encoded by the coding sequence TTGAGTTCATTAAGCGATTTTCTTGGTGAAATAGGGCGTCATCAACTATTGACCCCCGAAAAAGAACTCACTATGGGCAGAAAAGTCCAAGAGATGGTGCAACTTTCAAATAGGTGTCAAGAGGCAGGTGGTAAAGGTCCCGCTTGTGAATATTCCGAAGCTGAAAGAAAAAAGATCAAAATTGGTGAAAAAGCCAAAAATGAGATGATTACAGCAAACCTAAGATTGGTTGTGAATCTTGCCAAGAGATATCAAGGGAAAGGATTAGAATTGCTGGACTTAATTCAGGAGGGGACATTAGGCCTTACAAGGGCTGTAGAAAAATATGATCCATCTAGGGGGCACAGATTTTCCACCTATGCATATTGGTGGATTAGGCAAGGATTAAATAGAGCATTATCAACTCAAAGTAGAACTATTAGGATACCTGTTAATATCAATGAAAAACTTACAAAATTAAGATCAGCGAGATCAAAGCTTGTGCAACTTAAGGGGATTCCCCCTACAAACAATGAGCTGGCTGAAGAAATGAAAATAACTAAGGAGGAAATTGAGGAACTCCTTTCTTGCGAATTAAGAAGTATTACTGTTAGTCTTCAAGGTACTGTTAAATCAAAGTCAGATCCCTCTGAGTTAGTTGATATCCTTCCAAGTGATCAAACTGCTCCAATGGAATTAGCTGAATTAGCCGAAAGGACTGCGTCTGCTTGGAATTTATTAGATAAAGCAAATTTAACTGAAAAAGAAAGAAAGATAGTAAGTCTGAGATTTGGTTTGGATGGTTCAAATGAGTGGAGAACTTTAGCTGAAGTTGCAAGACATATGAGTTGTAGTAGGGAATATTGCCGACAAGTCGTTCAACGTGCCTTGAGAAAACTAAGAAAGGCGGGGATACAGAATGGATTAGTTGATAGTATTAGCTAA
- a CDS encoding YciI family protein, producing MEKFVVFGKYCEDAIIKREPFREQHLNRLKNLKDRNILVTLGPTKCNKYLFGIFNVNNENQLRDLIEEDIYWEKGIWINYDIYHWVQAL from the coding sequence ATGGAAAAGTTTGTAGTTTTTGGAAAGTACTGTGAAGATGCAATTATTAAAAGGGAACCATTTCGTGAACAACATCTTAATAGACTTAAAAACTTAAAAGATCGCAATATTTTAGTTACTTTAGGGCCAACAAAATGTAATAAATATTTGTTTGGAATTTTTAATGTTAATAACGAAAATCAATTAAGAGATTTGATTGAGGAAGATATATATTGGGAAAAAGGTATATGGATTAATTATGATATTTATCACTGGGTTCAGGCTCTTTAA
- the hisIE gene encoding bifunctional phosphoribosyl-AMP cyclohydrolase/phosphoribosyl-ATP diphosphatase HisIE — MTYSTNFSIEDLRFDNYGLIPAIAQDWLDGSILMLAWMNKESLTMTLETKNVHYWSRSRSEIWRKGATSGSTQILKEIRFDCDNDALILLIEQNGSGACHTGEKSCFFNEIQINQNYKKEKITTPFSNICSELFNTINERSINPSDKSYTNHLLTKGSNTILKKIGEESAEFIMACKDNDKNSISNEAADLIYHLQVALMHKGVEWRDVLAVLESRRN; from the coding sequence ATGACTTATTCAACTAATTTTTCGATAGAAGATCTACGCTTTGATAATTATGGATTAATCCCTGCAATAGCACAAGATTGGCTTGACGGATCAATTCTTATGCTTGCTTGGATGAACAAAGAATCATTGACAATGACTCTAGAAACCAAAAACGTCCATTACTGGAGTAGATCAAGATCTGAAATTTGGAGAAAAGGAGCTACGAGTGGAAGTACCCAAATACTTAAGGAGATAAGATTTGACTGCGATAATGATGCACTAATCCTTTTGATTGAACAAAATGGTTCAGGTGCATGTCACACTGGGGAAAAAAGTTGTTTTTTCAACGAAATTCAAATTAATCAAAATTATAAAAAAGAGAAAATAACAACTCCCTTCTCAAATATTTGCTCTGAATTATTCAATACCATTAATGAAAGATCAATAAATCCTTCAGACAAAAGTTACACAAATCATTTATTAACAAAAGGTAGTAATACTATTTTAAAAAAAATAGGAGAGGAATCCGCTGAATTTATAATGGCTTGCAAAGATAATGATAAAAATTCCATCTCAAATGAAGCTGCCGATTTAATTTATCACCTGCAAGTAGCCCTTATGCATAAAGGTGTTGAGTGGAGAGATGTACTTGCTGTTCTAGAATCAAGAAGAAATTAA
- a CDS encoding DUF3007 family protein yields MTKGKVIQLGLFVSLIGLISYEVSPQIGIDNFTASTISSCILILIVITWVSSYVYRVLNGKMTFMEQRKRYRKEYEKIVNDKLETKFNSLSKEEQEKLMEDLEKNP; encoded by the coding sequence TTGACTAAAGGTAAAGTTATACAATTAGGACTATTTGTCTCATTAATAGGATTAATTAGTTATGAAGTATCGCCCCAAATTGGGATTGATAATTTTACAGCAAGTACTATCTCAAGTTGTATCTTAATTCTGATTGTTATTACTTGGGTATCATCTTATGTTTATAGAGTTTTAAATGGAAAAATGACGTTTATGGAACAAAGGAAGCGTTATAGAAAAGAGTATGAAAAAATTGTTAATGATAAACTAGAAACCAAGTTCAATTCATTGTCAAAGGAAGAGCAGGAAAAGCTAATGGAAGATTTAGAAAAAAATCCATAA
- the trpA gene encoding tryptophan synthase subunit alpha, translating into MKDNKMQKTKNETLSKVDEKFYELKNNKKLALMPFIMAGDPNIEITSEILLKLQENGADLIELGIPYSDPLADGPIIQLAASRALKSGTTPIKVITLLESLKGKLNIPIILFSYLNPLLSFGFERFCEIASNAGISGLIIPDLPLEEAYKFSKIVSTHSMDLILLVAPTTPFERMKKISNHTKGFTYLVSVTGVTGERSKMENRVENLIAKLRKVNTNPIAVGFGISTPEHVIKVREWGADGVIIGSAFVKRISSSSEKDVVDHVGEFCKDMRLAADQKK; encoded by the coding sequence ATGAAAGATAACAAAATGCAAAAGACTAAAAATGAAACTTTATCTAAGGTAGATGAGAAGTTTTATGAGTTAAAAAATAATAAAAAGTTAGCTTTGATGCCTTTCATAATGGCTGGGGACCCCAATATTGAAATAACCTCTGAGATTTTATTAAAGTTACAAGAAAATGGAGCTGACCTTATTGAATTAGGGATTCCATATAGTGATCCTCTTGCAGATGGGCCTATTATTCAACTTGCTGCCTCTCGTGCTTTAAAGTCAGGTACCACCCCAATAAAAGTAATTACACTTTTAGAGTCTCTAAAAGGTAAATTAAATATTCCCATCATACTTTTTTCTTACTTAAATCCTTTATTATCTTTTGGCTTTGAACGGTTTTGTGAGATAGCATCCAATGCTGGAATCTCTGGACTAATAATTCCTGATCTCCCTTTAGAGGAAGCTTATAAATTTTCTAAAATAGTTAGTACCCATTCTATGGACTTGATTTTATTGGTGGCTCCAACTACTCCTTTTGAAAGAATGAAGAAAATATCCAATCATACAAAAGGCTTTACTTATTTAGTAAGTGTTACAGGTGTAACTGGGGAGCGAAGCAAAATGGAAAATAGAGTAGAAAATCTTATTGCAAAATTAAGAAAAGTAAACACTAATCCAATTGCTGTTGGTTTTGGTATATCTACCCCTGAACATGTAATTAAAGTTCGTGAATGGGGAGCAGATGGAGTAATTATAGGAAGCGCATTTGTAAAACGAATTTCTAGTTCAAGTGAAAAAGATGTTGTTGATCATGTTGGTGAATTTTGTAAAGATATGCGTTTAGCAGCCGATCAAAAAAAATAA
- the ndhL gene encoding NAD(P)H-quinone oxidoreductase subunit L, translating into MENIFNNSFAILIAYILVISFYLLVIPLLLFYWMNNRWNVMGKFERLGIYGLVFLFFPGLILFSPFLNLRLKGSSKG; encoded by the coding sequence ATGGAAAATATTTTCAATAATTCTTTCGCTATTTTAATTGCTTATATTCTGGTTATTTCTTTCTATTTATTAGTTATTCCATTATTATTATTCTACTGGATGAATAATAGATGGAATGTTATGGGCAAATTTGAAAGATTAGGAATTTATGGACTAGTATTTCTTTTCTTTCCAGGTTTAATTTTATTTTCTCCATTTTTAAATCTCAGATTAAAAGGAAGCAGTAAAGGTTAA
- a CDS encoding YkvA family protein, which translates to MKENYKNQEKIYDAEVLESSTFDENIIIKILIKAGRTIAKPALEVLEMAIDPYTPAQVRVSLMAALAYLIMPFDLFPDFMPLVGFSDDFVALTAVLSIWSKYMTPSIRARAENKLNKLFPFY; encoded by the coding sequence ATGAAAGAGAATTATAAAAACCAAGAGAAAATTTATGATGCTGAAGTTTTAGAAAGTTCAACATTTGATGAGAATATTATTATCAAGATTCTTATTAAAGCAGGAAGAACGATTGCTAAGCCTGCCTTAGAAGTTTTAGAGATGGCTATAGACCCTTATACTCCAGCGCAAGTAAGAGTTTCCTTAATGGCTGCGCTAGCCTATTTAATTATGCCATTTGACCTTTTCCCTGACTTTATGCCATTGGTTGGTTTTAGTGACGATTTTGTAGCCCTCACAGCAGTACTAAGTATATGGAGTAAATATATGACCCCTTCAATAAGAGCAAGAGCAGAAAACAAGCTCAATAAGTTATTCCCTTTTTATTGA
- a CDS encoding AbrB family transcriptional regulator has product MLTGSDLLAKVKELGDVSKSDLVRACGYVSTKKSGGERLNFTAFYEALLEAKGVNLGDAGVAGIGKGGRKLSYIATVQGNGNLLIGKAYTALLDLKAGDEFEIKLGRKQIRLLPTEES; this is encoded by the coding sequence ATGCTGACTGGTAGCGATCTTCTTGCAAAAGTCAAAGAACTTGGTGATGTTAGCAAGTCTGACCTTGTTCGCGCTTGTGGATATGTTTCCACCAAGAAAAGTGGGGGTGAACGCCTAAATTTCACTGCATTTTATGAAGCACTTTTAGAAGCAAAAGGGGTTAATCTTGGTGATGCTGGAGTTGCAGGTATTGGCAAAGGTGGAAGAAAACTAAGTTACATAGCTACAGTTCAAGGGAACGGAAATCTTTTGATTGGGAAAGCATATACAGCACTTCTAGATTTAAAAGCAGGTGATGAATTCGAAATTAAACTTGGAAGGAAACAAATAAGATTATTACCTACTGAAGAGTCTTAA
- a CDS encoding 6-carboxytetrahydropterin synthase, with protein MYIHSLKFSCSKSYEDFPCSHRQWRHEGHCRFVHGYSRSFTFWFTAKKLDLNGFVVDFSSLKPLENKLKQQFDHTFLINKDDPLLHYWEKLYDLDALDLRIMDNVGMEFTSELIWRWANEYLHDKDKGRTCCWKTESKENKSNKASYEKIPEWFQS; from the coding sequence ATGTATATTCATTCTCTGAAATTTTCATGCAGTAAAAGTTACGAGGATTTTCCATGTTCGCATAGGCAATGGCGCCATGAAGGTCACTGCAGATTTGTGCATGGATATTCAAGATCATTCACTTTTTGGTTTACTGCAAAGAAATTAGACCTAAATGGTTTTGTTGTGGACTTTTCAAGTCTAAAGCCCCTTGAAAATAAACTAAAGCAGCAATTTGACCATACTTTCTTGATAAATAAAGATGATCCTTTATTGCATTACTGGGAAAAATTATATGACTTAGATGCTTTAGATCTGCGAATTATGGATAATGTGGGAATGGAATTCACTTCTGAATTGATTTGGAGATGGGCTAATGAATACTTGCATGATAAGGATAAGGGCAGAACATGTTGTTGGAAAACAGAATCAAAAGAAAATAAATCTAATAAAGCAAGTTATGAGAAAATTCCTGAGTGGTTCCAATCTTAG